A genomic stretch from Schistosoma haematobium chromosome 4, whole genome shotgun sequence includes:
- the ACVR2A_1 gene encoding Activin receptor type-2A (EggNog:ENOG410V96H~COG:T), producing the protein MEIPNLSKPSIAHRDLNSRNVLLKSDLTACIADFGLAIRFEAGQCMRDAHLQLGTRRYMAPEVLDGAIQFSKDAFLRIDIYAMGLVFWELMMRCCCGSSKNATIHITSYLAPYEIELGPQPSMEALQRWVAHAKQRPKFNPQWASDGGLCTLWETIEECWDQDAEARLSAGCVTKRLTTLLRLSVINQQYNDSYINNSNNNDSNGINEKDNNNNDNNTVLSNYLTNSQQTDCNPPPPYYYCYYSPCITNSTTTTASVTTTTLMDVSKDLCNGRYTTTSLMNYSRKEDIGVYNCSDVLSTTTTDNINNGNNDKSNTILTRGSTGCPPTICLPYSMNINFSTLTDHRSNKINSEILQCKRKNQTLCFNDILNRTEDQIQCDSTEYLKPNQQSKTIVNEEQSTEYQKLLSSVSNMK; encoded by the exons ATGGAAATTCCAAATCTTTCAAAACCTAGTATAGCTCATCGTGATTTGAATTCTCGCAATGTGCTATTAAAGTCTGATCTTACTGCTTGTATTGCTGACTTCGGTTTGGCAATTCGTTTTGAGGCTGGCCAGTGTATGAGAGATGCACATTTGCAG TTGGGTACTCGTCGATATATGGCGCCTGAAGTGTTAGATGGCGCTATTCAGTTTTCAAAGGATGCATTTCTTCGTATCGATATTTATGCAATGGGTTTAGTGTTTTGGGAATTAATGATGAGATGTTGTTGTGGTTCTAGTAAAAATGCAACAATTCATATTACTAGTTATTTAGCACCATATGAAATAGAATTAGGTCCACAACCATCAATGGAAGCATTACAACGATGGGTAGCACATGCTAAACAACGACCTAAATTTAATCCACAATGGGCATCAGATGGG GGTTTATGTACATTGTGGGAAACAATTGAAGAATGCTGGGACCAAGATGCAGAAGCACGTCTTTCAGCTGGTTGTGTAACTAAACGTTTGACTACATTGCTCCGTCTATCTGTTATTAATCAACAATACAATGATAGctatattaataacagtaataataatgatagtaatggCATTAACGagaaggataataataataatgataataacacagTGCTGAGTAATTATCTTACTAACAGTCAGCAAACAGATTGTAATCCACCACCACCatactactactgttactatTCTCCATGTATTACTAACagcactactactactgcttcTGTTACTACGACCACATTGATGGACGTTTCTAAAGATTTATGCAATGGTAGATATACTACTACATCTTTAATGAATTATTCTAGGAAGGAGGATATTGGTGTCTACAATTGCTCAGATGTTCTAAGTACTACTACTACCGATAAcattaataatggtaataatgataagagtaatactATACTAACTCGTGGTAGTACTGGATGTCCACCGACAATTTGTCTACCCTATTCTATGAATATTAATTTCTCTACACTTACAGATCATAGATCTAATAAGATCAATAGTGAAATATTACaatgtaaaagaaaaaatcaaacattatgctttaatgatatattaaatcGAACAGAAGATCAAATACAGTGTGATAGTACAGAATATTTAAAACCAAATCAACAGAGTAAAACAATAGTTAACGAAGAGCAATCAACAGAATATCAAAAGTTATTATCTTCTGTTTCTAATATGAAATGA